CTCTGGCATGTTTCTCGCTCCTCACACCTCACCAAAAATATACTTTTTGGCTAGTTTTCCACATCCCAGATACTACCACAGCCCCCCTAGCCGCTCCGTGCCAACAAGGGCGAACGCTTGGGCGAACGCATAGAGATTTCTGTACCACGACCGAATTAGGGTTTCAGCGATCGGGATTGTCTGAACATAACTCTCTGTTCTCTTCAAGTCCCGATCGAGCCTCGCTTTTGACGAAAATCGAGCTGAGACTGAGAGAGACTGCTTGAAAAGCCCACCTGCTGGGTATCAGACTACCCCGAGCTACCCGTAAAAAATCCCGATAGTCCTGTCGCCTCGTCGTGAGGAATTTGCCTGATTTGGCCCAGCTCGACATTTCAAACAGGCTCTGAGTTCTGCGTTTGCCATACTCGTCAGTTTCGTATGGTTGAATCCTTGCTTAGAACGTGTTGTATAGAGTCCCGATCGCCCAACGCCGTCCGGCGATCGAGCAGTGCCAGAGCCTGGAAGCTGCAATCCCTCGAACCGTTTGGACGAATTACACGAGATCGCCCCACAAACTTATACAGCGCGATCGCCCTGCCTAGGGGTCGGTAGCCCTGCCCACCGACGCAGTCCGCAAGCCGACGTCGCCCTTTCACTGGGAGCAAGTCCCGAACCAATCTGAGGGAAATCATGACCGTCGCGATCGCTCACTAGCACCCCGAACGTGTCGTCCTCCGCAGCATCAACTGGTGTACCTACAAAGCACGCGTCTGCGACCTCGAATCAAAATCTGCAAAACGTCTGACCTACGACCTGCAACTGAACTAGTTGTTAAAGCTCGGCACATTTGTTCGATTTGGCCATACTTATTGGATGAGAGAGGAAGTCATATTTATGCAGCCGTACGAAAATTTTGCAGCAGTTTTACGGCAGCGCGTCAGTGATAGCTGCGTGACTTCATTGATCGAAGGTTGCGAGGCCGCACGGCGATTGCTGGTTTTGGTGTGGCCCCATTTGGGAGACTTCGACCCGCTCGAATATGCTTGGTGGCTGCAACGGGAGCGCGATCGGCTCTTGGCGGAAGGCATTATGGTGCGGGCAGTAGCCATCGGCGATCGTGCAGCTGGGCAAAAGTTCTGCGAATACACCGGCTTCCCAGCGGAGTGGCTTTTTGTAGATCCGAAAGCGGAATTGCACCAACAGTTGGGGCTTTATGCTGGCTTGAGTTGGAAGCTACCAGGGTTCGGAGCTGCGCAAAATGCTTATTTGAATCTGGTCTTAATGTGTGGCGGGCTCGGCAGTCCGGGAACCCTCCGGGAGGTTTTACGAGGCTATACAGGCGATCGCGCCGCACCTCAGCTCATCGGCGATGAAGACATCGTGCGGGCCAAGCCCCTGCCAGCTCTGAGTGGGAAAACCTTCCGGGTTGCCGGGGGCAATGGCTTTCAACGTCCTTTTGAATTGGCGACGCTACGGCTACGGAATATGGGGGAAGTGTTGGGAAATTGGCGCACCTATGTTCCCGACGCGCGGTAC
This sequence is a window from Rubidibacter lacunae KORDI 51-2. Protein-coding genes within it:
- a CDS encoding peroxiredoxin-like family protein — protein: MQPYENFAAVLRQRVSDSCVTSLIEGCEAARRLLVLVWPHLGDFDPLEYAWWLQRERDRLLAEGIMVRAVAIGDRAAGQKFCEYTGFPAEWLFVDPKAELHQQLGLYAGLSWKLPGFGAAQNAYLNLVLMCGGLGSPGTLREVLRGYTGDRAAPQLIGDEDIVRAKPLPALSGKTFRVAGGNGFQRPFELATLRLRNMGEVLGNWRTYVPDARYLTQRGGTFLFDANGELVYEHRDRGILGFSATMDRPLAFLETTKLSDRKR